A stretch of the Perca flavescens isolate YP-PL-M2 chromosome 3, PFLA_1.0, whole genome shotgun sequence genome encodes the following:
- the rcbtb2 gene encoding RCC1 and BTB domain-containing protein 2 isoform X1: MLDVGKWPVFALLPPEELRLIRQACVFGSAANEAFYVTVNDEVFALGTNCSGCLGLGDLQSTIEPRRIDVLCGKKIVSLSYGTGPHVAIATADGEVFAWGHNGYSQLGNGTTNHGMTPALVSTNLLSKRVTEVACGSHHTIALTTDGEVYAWGYNNSGQVGSGSTANQPTPRRVSSCLQNKVVVNVACGQLCSMAVLDNGEIYGWGYNCNGQLGLGNNGNQQTPCRIAALQGVNIVQVACGYAHTLALTDEGMVYAWGANSYGQLGTGNKSNQALPTLINTDKERMVEVAACHTSHTSAAKTQSGQVVMWGQCRGQAVASPHLTHFGSTDDVFACFATPAVTWHLLSVDGDDYLTVAQSLKKEFDSPEISDLKFLVDGKCIHVHKALLKIRCEHFRALLNETEEETIEIHQFSYLVYRAFLEYLYTDTINLPPEDAIGLLDLATFYRETRLKRLCQETIKRGISEENAITLLSAAVKYEARDLEEFCFKFCINHLTAVTQTQAFADMDHDLLKNFISKASRYGAFKN, encoded by the exons ATGCTGGACGTGGGAAAGTGGCCAGTTTTTGCGCTCCTTCCTCCAGAGGAACTCCGGCTTATTCGGCAGGCTTGTGTCTTTGGCAGCGCTGCAAACGAAGCCTTCTATGTCACAGTTAATGATGAG GTCTTTGCTTTGGGCACCAACTGCAGCGGCTGTTTAGGGCTTGGAGACCTTCAAAGCACTATTGAGCCGCGCCGGATTGATGTCCTGTGTGGAAAGAAGATTGTGTCCCTAAGCTATGGAACAGGACCACATGTGGCTATCGCTACTGCAG ATGGAGAGGTGTTTGCTTGGGGCCACAATGGCTACAGCCAGCTAGGCAATGGGACCACCAACCACGGAATGACCCCTGCCCTGGTGTCCACCAACCTCCTCAGCAAGAGAGTGACAGAGGTGGCCTGTGGCTCCCACCACACTATTGCCCTCACAACTGATGGCGAG gtgtacgCATGGGGTTACAACAACTCAGGCCAAGTAGGTTCGGGGTCTACTGCCAACCAGCCGACACCGCGCCGCGTTAGCAGCTGCCTGCAGAACAAAGTGGTGGTTAACGTAGCCTGTGGTCAGCTCTGCTCTATGGCTGTACTAGACAATGGAGAG ATCTATGGTTGGGGCTACAATTGCAATGGACAGCTAGGTTTGGGCAACAATGGAAATCAGCAGACCCCATGCAGGATTGCTGCTCTCCAAGGTGTCAACATCGTCCAG GTTGCCTGTGGATATGCACATACATTGGCACTTACAGATGAGGGGATGGTTTACGCCTGGGGAGCCAACTCATACGGGCAGTTGGGAACAGGCAATAAGAGTAACCAAGCTCTCCCCACTCTGATAAACACAGACAAGGAGAG GATGGTGGAGGTAGCTGCATGTCACACCAGCCACACGTCAGCTGCCAAGACCCAGAGCGGGCAGGTTGTGATGTGGGGTCAGTGTCGAGGTCAGGCTGTGGCCAGCCCCCACCTCACCCATTTCGGAAGCACAGACGATGTGTTTGCCTGCTTCGCCACACCAGCAGTCACGTGGCACCTCCTCTCCGTAG ATGGTGATGACTACCTGACTGTTGCCCAGTCTCTGAAGAAGGAGTTTGACAGCCCAGAGATTTCTGACCTAAAGTTCTTGGTTGATGGGAAGTGTATCCATGTTCACAAAGCCCTGCTGAAAATCAG ATGTGAGCATTTTCGTGCACTGCTTAATGAAACGGAGGAGGAGACCATAGAAATCCACCAGTTCTCATACCTGGTGTACCGAGCCTTCCTGGAGTACCTCTACACAGACACCATTAACCTGCCACCAGAGGATGCTATTG GGTTGCTGGACTTGGCCACGTTCTACCGAGAGACGCGGCTGAAGAGGCTGTGCCAGGAAACGATCAAGAGGGGCATTTCTGAGGAGAACGCCATCACTCTGCTCTCTGCCGCTGTCAAGTATGAGGCTCGG GACCTGGAGGAGTTCTGCTTCAAGTTTTGCATCAACCACCTAACAGCCGTCACGCAGACCCAGGCATTTGCAGACATGGACCACGACCTGCTTAAGAACTTCATTAGTAAAGCCAGCCGCTACGGGGCCTTCAAAAACTGA
- the rcbtb2 gene encoding RCC1 and BTB domain-containing protein 2 isoform X2, whose amino-acid sequence MLDVGKWPVFALLPPEELRLIRQACVFGSAANEAFYVTVNDEVFALGTNCSGCLGLGDLQSTIEPRRIDVLCGKKIVSLSYGTGPHVAIATADGEVFAWGHNGYSQLGNGTTNHGMTPALVSTNLLSKRVTEVACGSHHTIALTTDGEVYAWGYNNSGQVGSGSTANQPTPRRVSSCLQNKVVVNVACGQLCSMAVLDNGEIYGWGYNCNGQLGLGNNGNQQTPCRIAALQGVNIVQVACGYAHTLALTDEGMVYAWGANSYGQLGTGNKSNQALPTLINTDKERMVEVAACHTSHTSAAKTQSGQVVMWGQCRGQAVASPHLTHFGSTDDVFACFATPAVTWHLLSVDGDDYLTVAQSLKKEFDSPEISDLKFLVDGKCIHVHKALLKIRCEHFRALLNETEEETIEIHQFSYLVYRAFLEYLYTDTINLPPEDAIGLLDLATFYRETRLKRLCQETIKRGISEENAITLLSAAVKYEARPSSFLGPGGVLLQVLHQPPNSRHADPGICRHGPRPA is encoded by the exons ATGCTGGACGTGGGAAAGTGGCCAGTTTTTGCGCTCCTTCCTCCAGAGGAACTCCGGCTTATTCGGCAGGCTTGTGTCTTTGGCAGCGCTGCAAACGAAGCCTTCTATGTCACAGTTAATGATGAG GTCTTTGCTTTGGGCACCAACTGCAGCGGCTGTTTAGGGCTTGGAGACCTTCAAAGCACTATTGAGCCGCGCCGGATTGATGTCCTGTGTGGAAAGAAGATTGTGTCCCTAAGCTATGGAACAGGACCACATGTGGCTATCGCTACTGCAG ATGGAGAGGTGTTTGCTTGGGGCCACAATGGCTACAGCCAGCTAGGCAATGGGACCACCAACCACGGAATGACCCCTGCCCTGGTGTCCACCAACCTCCTCAGCAAGAGAGTGACAGAGGTGGCCTGTGGCTCCCACCACACTATTGCCCTCACAACTGATGGCGAG gtgtacgCATGGGGTTACAACAACTCAGGCCAAGTAGGTTCGGGGTCTACTGCCAACCAGCCGACACCGCGCCGCGTTAGCAGCTGCCTGCAGAACAAAGTGGTGGTTAACGTAGCCTGTGGTCAGCTCTGCTCTATGGCTGTACTAGACAATGGAGAG ATCTATGGTTGGGGCTACAATTGCAATGGACAGCTAGGTTTGGGCAACAATGGAAATCAGCAGACCCCATGCAGGATTGCTGCTCTCCAAGGTGTCAACATCGTCCAG GTTGCCTGTGGATATGCACATACATTGGCACTTACAGATGAGGGGATGGTTTACGCCTGGGGAGCCAACTCATACGGGCAGTTGGGAACAGGCAATAAGAGTAACCAAGCTCTCCCCACTCTGATAAACACAGACAAGGAGAG GATGGTGGAGGTAGCTGCATGTCACACCAGCCACACGTCAGCTGCCAAGACCCAGAGCGGGCAGGTTGTGATGTGGGGTCAGTGTCGAGGTCAGGCTGTGGCCAGCCCCCACCTCACCCATTTCGGAAGCACAGACGATGTGTTTGCCTGCTTCGCCACACCAGCAGTCACGTGGCACCTCCTCTCCGTAG ATGGTGATGACTACCTGACTGTTGCCCAGTCTCTGAAGAAGGAGTTTGACAGCCCAGAGATTTCTGACCTAAAGTTCTTGGTTGATGGGAAGTGTATCCATGTTCACAAAGCCCTGCTGAAAATCAG ATGTGAGCATTTTCGTGCACTGCTTAATGAAACGGAGGAGGAGACCATAGAAATCCACCAGTTCTCATACCTGGTGTACCGAGCCTTCCTGGAGTACCTCTACACAGACACCATTAACCTGCCACCAGAGGATGCTATTG GGTTGCTGGACTTGGCCACGTTCTACCGAGAGACGCGGCTGAAGAGGCTGTGCCAGGAAACGATCAAGAGGGGCATTTCTGAGGAGAACGCCATCACTCTGCTCTCTGCCGCTGTCAAGTATGAGGCTCGG CCCTCTTCATTTTTAGGACCTGGAGGAGTTCTGCTTCAAGTTTTGCATCAACCACCTAACAGCCGTCACGCAGACCCAGGCATTTGCAGACATGGACCACGACCTGCTTAA